In one window of uncultured Draconibacterium sp. DNA:
- the sppA gene encoding signal peptide peptidase SppA, with protein sequence MKEFFKYVLATIVGFLAISLIGIFLMFIVFGAIIASADKEVTVADQSMLVIDLSRSIVDRAPNDPFEDLELPGMFSSIKTIGLDDISESLKKAANDDRIKGVYLKLSVTNGGFASVEEIRNDLIAFKDSCDKPIYAVADQMILDQKGYYVATVADQIVLHPEVFLDFRGLSSELMFYKNALEKLGVEMQIIRGPNNKFKSAVEPYMLDKMSEANREQRLVYMNSLWNHMLKGISETRGISVEKLNVLADESQTYKKAKEMVENGLIDAAKYRDEVLNDMREITGIEGTEPIPVVNVKDYVKVPVKGHDKKYSRNKIAVIYASGEIGTTLSADEGINGDKLGQEIRKVRQDSSYKAIVLRVNSPGGAVFDSETIWREVKLAAEEKTLVVSFGDVAASGGYYISCPADKIVASPNTITGSIGIFGQIPNFGELMNDKLGITTDDVGTNEHSNFVSLMRPMTPYEKQRMTNYISIGYDTFLSHVADGRGMTKEDVDNIGQGRVWSGENAKEIGLIDEFGGLEDAIKLAVGMEGLEDYRTVSLPALSNPFEEMFKLGGNVKARILKSELGEKYRYYEHLKKASEMNGIYARMPYDIYLN encoded by the coding sequence ATGAAAGAATTCTTCAAATACGTATTAGCAACCATTGTTGGTTTCCTGGCCATATCGTTAATTGGTATTTTTCTGATGTTTATCGTTTTTGGGGCAATTATCGCCTCGGCTGATAAAGAAGTTACAGTAGCCGACCAATCGATGCTGGTTATTGACCTGAGCAGAAGTATTGTCGATCGTGCTCCAAATGATCCTTTTGAAGATTTGGAACTGCCCGGAATGTTTAGCTCGATAAAAACAATCGGGCTGGATGACATTAGCGAGTCGTTAAAGAAAGCGGCCAACGATGATCGTATAAAAGGTGTTTACCTGAAACTGTCGGTAACAAACGGTGGTTTTGCTTCGGTTGAAGAGATCAGAAATGATTTGATCGCTTTTAAAGACAGTTGCGATAAACCGATTTATGCTGTTGCCGACCAAATGATTTTAGACCAGAAAGGTTATTATGTGGCAACAGTTGCCGATCAAATTGTTTTGCACCCTGAAGTTTTTCTCGATTTTCGTGGTTTAAGCAGCGAATTAATGTTCTACAAAAATGCCCTCGAAAAACTGGGTGTTGAAATGCAGATCATTCGTGGGCCAAACAACAAATTTAAATCAGCTGTTGAGCCTTATATGCTGGATAAAATGAGCGAAGCGAACCGCGAGCAACGATTGGTTTACATGAATAGCTTATGGAATCACATGCTAAAAGGAATTTCGGAGACCCGTGGTATTTCGGTAGAAAAACTGAATGTACTGGCCGATGAATCACAAACCTACAAAAAGGCCAAAGAAATGGTGGAAAACGGTTTGATCGACGCCGCAAAATATCGCGACGAAGTGCTTAATGATATGCGCGAAATAACCGGAATTGAAGGAACGGAACCAATTCCGGTGGTAAATGTGAAAGACTATGTTAAAGTTCCGGTGAAAGGACACGACAAAAAGTACAGCCGAAACAAAATTGCTGTTATTTATGCCAGTGGTGAAATTGGAACTACCTTAAGTGCCGACGAAGGAATTAACGGCGATAAGCTGGGTCAAGAAATTCGTAAAGTTCGTCAGGACAGCTCGTATAAAGCTATTGTGTTGCGTGTTAACTCTCCCGGTGGTGCCGTGTTCGATTCGGAAACCATTTGGCGCGAGGTTAAACTGGCTGCCGAAGAAAAAACATTGGTGGTATCGTTTGGCGATGTGGCGGCATCGGGTGGTTATTATATTTCGTGCCCGGCCGATAAAATTGTTGCCAGCCCAAATACAATCACCGGTTCGATTGGTATTTTCGGTCAGATTCCAAACTTTGGCGAACTGATGAACGACAAGCTTGGAATTACTACCGATGATGTTGGTACCAATGAACATTCGAACTTTGTGTCGTTAATGCGCCCAATGACTCCGTACGAGAAACAACGTATGACAAACTATATTTCTATTGGTTATGATACTTTCCTGTCGCATGTTGCCGATGGCAGGGGCATGACCAAAGAAGATGTGGATAACATTGGACAGGGCCGTGTTTGGAGTGGCGAAAATGCTAAGGAAATTGGTTTGATCGATGAGTTCGGTGGTTTGGAAGACGCCATAAAACTGGCTGTTGGAATGGAAGGATTGGAAGATTATCGTACCGTTTCGCTACCTGCATTATCCAATCCGTTTGAAGAAATGTTTAAGTTGGGCGGAAACGTAAAAGCACGCATTCTAAAAAGCGAATTGGGTGAGAAATACCGCTATTATGAGCACCTGAAAAAAGCTTCTGAAATGAATGGTATTTATGCACGTATGCCTTACGATATTTATCTGAATTAA